One Carassius carassius chromosome 28, fCarCar2.1, whole genome shotgun sequence genomic window carries:
- the LOC132108088 gene encoding coatomer subunit delta-like, whose protein sequence is MVLLAAAVCTKAGKAIVSRQFVEMTRTRVEGLLASFPKLMNTGKQHTFVETESVRYVYQPLEKLYMVLITTKNSNILEDLETLRLFSRVIPEYCRVLEESEISEHCFDLIFAFDEIVALGYRESVNLAQIRTFTEMDSHEEKVFRAVRETQEREAKAEMKRKAKELQRARQDAERAGKKSPGFGGFGSSGMSSVTSATIITDTIEPEKPKVAPAPVRPSGSSKALKLGVKGKEVDNFVDKLKSEGENIITSAAGRKASEASKVLQPPVNIESVHMRVEEKISLTCGRDGGLQNMEVLGMITLKVTDEKNGRISILLNNNDKKGAQLQTHPHVDKKLFTTESLIGLKNQEKSFPLNSDLGVLKWRLQSTDESLIPLTINCWPSESGSGCDVNIEYELQDEALELNDVVITIPLPSGVGAPVVGDLDGQYNHDSRKNILEWSLPVIDEKNKSGSLEFSINGKPDDFFPIHVSFVSKRNFCDIQATKVTYIEGGSPVKFSLETSFVVDKYEIL, encoded by the exons ATG GTGCTCTTGGCAGCGGCGGTGTGCACTAAGGCAGGAAAAGCCATAGTGTCACGACAGTTCGTAGAGATGACGCGAACCCGTGTCGAGGGTCTTCTGGCTTCCTTTCCCAAACTGATGAATACAGGAAAGCAGCACACTTTTGTGGAAACGGAGAGTGTGCGCTATGTTTACCAGCCCCTGGAGAAACTCTACATGGTTCTGATCACTACAAAAAACAGCAACATTCTGGAGGACTTGGAGACACTAAGGCTTTTCTCCCGAGTG ATCCCTGAATATTGCAGAGTGCTGGAGGAAAGTGAGATCTCAGAGCACTGCTTTGATCTCATATTTGCATTTGATGAGATCGTAGCTCTGGGCTACCGGGAGAGCGTTAACCTGGCCCAGATTCGCACTTTTACTGAGATGGACTCTCATGAAGAGAAGGTCTTCAGGGCTGTTAGAGAG ACCCAAGAAAGAGAAGCAAAGGCTGAGATGAAACGCAAGGCTAAAGAGCTGCAGCGAGCAAGACAAGATGCTGAACGTGCCGGAAAGAAATCGCCGGGCTTCGGAGGTTTTGGAAGTTCAGGGATGAGCAGCGTCACATCAGCCACCATCATCACTGATACAATAGAGCCAGAGAAGCCCAAAGTGGCTCCTGCTCCAGTCAG gccgagtgggtccagtaaAGCACTAAAGCTGGGTGTCAAAGGAAAAGAGGTAGATAACTTTGTAGACAAACTGAAGTCAGAAGGAGAAAATATCATCACATCCGCTGCAGGAAGGAAGGCATCAGAGGCATCTAAAGTCCTTCAGCCTCCAGTGAATATAGAGAG TGTACATATGAGGGTGGAGGAGAAGATCTCTCTGACCTGTGGTCGGGATGGTGGGCTGCAGAACATGGAGGTTCTGGGCATGATCACTCTGAAAGTTACAGACGAAAAAAATGGCCGCATTTCCATACTCCTCAACAACAATGACAAGAAGGGAGCCCaactgcag actcatcctcatgttgatAAAAAGCTGTTCACCACCGAGTCCCTGATCGGTCTGAAAAACCAGGAAAAGTCCTTCCCTCTCAACAGTGATTTGGGGGTTCTGAAATGGAGGTTACAGAGCACAGATGAGTCCCTCATTCCTTTAACCA TTAACTGTTGGCCATCAGAAAGTGGAAGCGGCTGTGACGTCAACATCGAGTATGAGCTTCAGGACGAGGCGCTTGAACTCAATGATGTTGTCATTACTATCCCTTTGCC TTCAGGTGTCGGTGCGCCTGTGGTCGGTGATCTGGATGGGCAGTATAACCATGACAGCAGGAAAAACATCCTGGAATGGTCACTTCCTGTCATCGATGAGAAAAACAAGAGTGGCAGCCTGGAGTTCAGTATAAATGGCAAACCTGACGACTTCTTCCCAATCCATGTTTCTTTTGTCTCCAAGCGAAACTTTTGTGACATTCAGGCAA CCAAAGTGACATACATTGAAGGAGGCAGTCCAGTCAAATTCTCCTTAGAGACGTCATTTGTTGTGGATAAGTATGAGATCCTGTAA